From one Melioribacteraceae bacterium genomic stretch:
- a CDS encoding glycosyltransferase family 9 protein, which translates to MKEIEIYLRKLLLSLYLFFRKNEKKNTELIISSKDKILLIRLNRIGDALVTTHLIKNIKEHTGCEIHVLADRKNHFIFENDANVDRTLVFPKKLKEIKILQEEINNSEYQALFDLHDDVSTSVSFFIGLLNVKNKVGYNKKSKKIFTHLVPYLDPTKHHIMERYLQFLNFLNIPFDQNKIKVNYQPTTEALQYADELINNLFEEKKFLVGINISAGSEARFWGIERYKKLISYFSQYDINIILFSSPSEIEKAKQIIENEKLISAEPTFEKMTAVLKQIDFLFSPDTSLVHIASSYNLPVFGIYINYNTDHVVWYPYNTEHELIITEKPNFNELEFDTVINKLKIFFECIYYDKRNS; encoded by the coding sequence TTATAATTTCTAGTAAAGATAAAATCTTATTGATAAGATTAAATCGCATTGGTGATGCATTAGTTACGACGCATTTAATTAAGAACATTAAAGAGCATACCGGTTGTGAAATTCATGTTCTTGCCGATAGAAAGAATCATTTCATCTTTGAGAATGATGCGAATGTGGATAGAACATTAGTTTTCCCGAAAAAGTTAAAAGAAATAAAAATTCTACAAGAAGAAATTAATAATTCAGAATACCAAGCGTTGTTTGATTTACATGACGACGTTTCAACTTCTGTTTCGTTCTTTATTGGTTTGCTGAATGTAAAAAACAAAGTTGGATATAATAAAAAATCAAAAAAAATATTTACTCATCTTGTTCCTTATCTTGATCCTACTAAACATCACATAATGGAACGTTATCTACAATTTTTGAATTTTTTAAATATTCCATTTGACCAAAATAAAATTAAAGTAAACTATCAACCGACCACTGAAGCTTTACAGTATGCAGATGAATTAATAAACAATCTTTTTGAAGAAAAGAAATTCTTGGTAGGTATTAATATTTCAGCCGGAAGCGAAGCACGTTTTTGGGGAATTGAAAGATATAAGAAATTGATTTCGTATTTTTCGCAGTACGATATAAATATTATATTGTTTTCTTCTCCCTCTGAAATTGAGAAGGCAAAACAAATTATAGAAAATGAAAAACTAATATCTGCAGAACCAACTTTTGAAAAAATGACAGCAGTGTTAAAACAAATTGATTTTTTATTTTCACCCGATACTTCTCTCGTTCATATTGCATCCAGTTATAATTTGCCTGTGTTTGGTATTTACATTAATTATAATACGGATCATGTAGTTTGGTATCCGTATAATACCGAGCACGAATTAATAATAACGGAAAAACCGAATTTCAATGAACTCGAGTTTGATACAGTAATTAACAAATTAAAAATATTTTTTGAGTGTATTTATTATGACAAAAGAAATTCCTAA